The sequence below is a genomic window from Streptococcus oralis.
AAATATCTGAAGAATTACAACTTCCGTTCAACGTACATACTCTCACCAAAGGTGTGTATGATCTTAGTTCTGGTAAGAATGTTAACGATGATAAATCTGTTTATGGTGCAATAGATTACATGACGGACCAAATGCAAAAGAAACAATACCAAACTATTGTACTGACAGAAGTTCCGGATCTTAGTAATGAAAATAGCGATTCTAAACAAGTCTTAGCACTGGTCAATCTAGCCAATGAAACTGGAGGCGTTGTAATAGTTTTTACCAATACCCCTATTTGGAATCAACTTCAACGGCAAGGTATGACAGTAAAAATAGATTTACCTAACGAAGAAGAAATGTACTCAATAATTCAAGAGTACATTGACGACTATAGAAACGATATCCAGATTGAATGGGACAACTCCGATATTCGAGAAGCTGCAGCAGCTCTCAATGGGGTAACTAGAATTGAGGCGGAGAACGTTATCGCTGCTTTGATTGCAAATAAGTGCATAAGAAAATCTGATTTAGATGAGATAAGATTTGCAAAAGATCGCCTATTCTCTGATATCTCTGGTCTAGAAAAAATCGTTGTAGATGATTCTGTAAAGGATGTCGGAGGACTTGAAGGATTAAGGAAGTGGCTTGATGAAAAGAAAGAATTGCTAACTCCCGAAAAGAAAGATATGTTACGTGAGAAAGGATTGCAGCCACCTAGAGGAATACTCCTAGTAGGTGTCCCTGGATGCGGAAAATCTTTATCTGCTAAATCAATTTCCGCTAACTGGAAACTCCCATTATATCGTTTAGATTTTGCAACGGTTCAAGGAAGTTATGTAGGTCAGTCTGAACAGCAACTCAAAGATGCTCTAACTACCGCTGAGAATGTATCTCCATGTATTTTATGGATTGATGAAATAGAAAAAGGACTATCAGGAGCTACTGGAGGCGCTAATGATGGCGGTGTATCTACTCGTATGGTTGGTCAATTCTTATTCTGGATGCAAGAATGCAAAAAACAAGTTTTTGTAGTTGCAACAGCTAATGATGTATCTATGCTTCCATCAGAACTTCTCCGTCGAGGAAGATTTGATGAGTTATTCTTTGTTGATCTACCTACTGCAGATGAGCGTAAAGAAATACTTGCTTTGTATTTTAAAAAATACTTAAGTCTAGAATTTGAAGGAGATTTTTCTGATAATATCATTCAAATAAGTGATGGTTTCACTGGTGCGGACTTAGAATCGACAGTTAGAGATTTAGCTTACCGAGCTATCGCTAATAACAATTTTATTCTCAATGAAGAGAATATCATGAATGCTTTCAATAATGTAGTCCCACTCTCTCAAACTAGCCCAGAAAAAATTGAGGCTATTAGAGATTGGGGGAAAGAAAGAGCTGTTCCTGCATCTGGAAAACCAATCGGTGGAGAGGGACTTGTTCATAAACAAAGTGGACTTAAAACAAGAAAAGTACTTGTTTAATAAGTTCATTATTTGGACACGGTAACTGTAATCTCAGTTTCGTGTCCATTTTTATAATTCCTTAAATGAAGATCTATTCTAAGAGTACCATTAAAAGGAATCTTAAACTGCAAAATATAACTTATAACACAATTAGGAGAAAAATAGATGCCTAAACCAATGTTAAATCCATACCAATCCCAAAAACAAACACAAGCAAGCCATATCATGACTTCTAACTTAAAACAACCACAGATAGATAAATTGAGTTTAGATAGGCTTCTAAGAAAATCACGGTCTAAAGAATATATGGATACTATTCATCAACTAGATGCAGGAGGACATGTTCATAATAAAAAGGAAGTAAATGAAATTATTAATACAATTAAGTCAGAATTCCCAGATGTGGATATTAATGGAATTCTCCTAGGTTTTGTAGCAAAATGTTATTTAGGGGCACCTTATGAAGCGCACACCCTAGACTTAGTTGGAGAAATCATTGAGCATTATAAACGAGGAGAGACATTACCTGGTGGGCTCGATAAAGCCAAAAGCATTGCTTTACATGGAGGATATGATTTTATCGAAGTTTATACAGATTGTTGTCGAGCAATTAGCTCAAATGGTTCCGTATCAGTTATAAAAGATTAATTATGTATAGAACAGTAACATATGGCATACAGAGAATTTCATAAATAATTGGTAATTAACCTAAAAGGATACTATTAGGTAACAGGAAAAATTCATCTCGATGTTAAAACGACTACTGTATTATCTTTGTAATATAGTAAAATTATCAGGAATCGCTTGGAATAATTAATTTGTTTTTCTCTATATAATAAGAATTAGTGGCATGAAAGGATAGCTATATAGTAGGACACAAAATATCTATTACCAACCAACGCGCTACTTAGCTAGTGGGGGGACATTCGGCGGTTTCGCCTATTCTCTTTTATAACTAAGCCCATAGAAATAAATCTAAGGTTTTTTTGTGCACTTATATTGTATGCTCAAGATTTTAAAAATACAAAAAAATGACTTCTGAAATAAATTCACAAGTCATCTAGTATAGTCTCTAATAATCTATACTGCAATCGATAAGAGAATTATATCACTTTATCTCAGTTTTTGTCAAGTAGAATAAATAAAAAGTCACACATAATTATTAATACTATTTATTTTATGATATATATTCGTTCCAAGGATTCTATTAAATTCGCTCCTTGGAATTTCATTATTTAAATTATCTACAATCTGTTTAAAATCTCTGATTAATCTTCTTAATTCTGTTTTTGAATAACCAAATCCTTTTAAGTACATAACTAAAAGCATAAAATAATCTACAATTGAATTAAACATTATATTTTGAATTCTATATCTTAAGTTTATATCATTTAATAGCGTTCGATTAATGTTACGTTTCTTAAAACGAGTATCAAAAATAATATGATTATGTGCGATCGCATTTCTCAATTCGTTTAAAATAAATATATGATTTGTCAGATGACTTGCATTGGTATCCATAGCATCATAGATTCCAAGTAT
It includes:
- a CDS encoding AAA family ATPase, whose amino-acid sequence is MSNIVKSKELLTRYSLARIPFIAINTIEPSRTLDMLKEISEELQLPFNVHTLTKGVYDLSSGKNVNDDKSVYGAIDYMTDQMQKKQYQTIVLTEVPDLSNENSDSKQVLALVNLANETGGVVIVFTNTPIWNQLQRQGMTVKIDLPNEEEMYSIIQEYIDDYRNDIQIEWDNSDIREAAAALNGVTRIEAENVIAALIANKCIRKSDLDEIRFAKDRLFSDISGLEKIVVDDSVKDVGGLEGLRKWLDEKKELLTPEKKDMLREKGLQPPRGILLVGVPGCGKSLSAKSISANWKLPLYRLDFATVQGSYVGQSEQQLKDALTTAENVSPCILWIDEIEKGLSGATGGANDGGVSTRMVGQFLFWMQECKKQVFVVATANDVSMLPSELLRRGRFDELFFVDLPTADERKEILALYFKKYLSLEFEGDFSDNIIQISDGFTGADLESTVRDLAYRAIANNNFILNEENIMNAFNNVVPLSQTSPEKIEAIRDWGKERAVPASGKPIGGEGLVHKQSGLKTRKVLV